Proteins from one Canis lupus familiaris isolate Mischka breed German Shepherd chromosome 26, alternate assembly UU_Cfam_GSD_1.0, whole genome shotgun sequence genomic window:
- the GATC gene encoding glutamyl-tRNA(Gln) amidotransferase subunit C, mitochondrial: MWARAVRFGLRSWVAWRRGFTSKADPQGNGRVSAQVIEHLERLALVDFGSQEAVARLEKAIAFADRLRAVDTGGVEPMESVLEDRCLYLRSDNVVEGNCAEELLQNAHRVVEEYFVAPPGNISLPKQDEQEPFSYN; the protein is encoded by the exons ATGTGGGCGCGGGCGGTGAGGTTTGGCCTTCGGTCCTGGGTGGCCTGGCGCCGGGGTTTCACCTCTAAGGCAGATCCTCAG GGTAACGGCCGGGTCTCGGCCCAGGTGATCGAGCACCTGGAGCGTCTGGCGCTTGTGGACTTTGGCAGCCAAGAGGCCGTGGCACGGCTGGAGAAAGCCATCGCCTTTGCCGACCGGCTCCGCGCCGTGGACACGGGTGGGGTGGAGCCCATGGAATCTGTACTGGAGGACAG ATGTCTGTATTTGAGATCTGACAATGTGGTAGAAGGCAACTGTGCTGAAGAACTACTACAAAATGCCCATCGAGTTGTGGAGGAATATTTTGTGGCACCCCCAG GTAATATCTCTTTGCCAAAGCAGGATGAGCAAGAGCCTTTTTCATACAACTGA
- the TRIAP1 gene encoding TP53-regulated inhibitor of apoptosis 1 — translation MNSVGEACTDMKREYDQCFNRWFAEKFLKGDGSGDPCTDLFKRYQQCVQKAIKEKEIPIEGLEFMGHGKEKPESSS, via the exons ATGAATAGCGTAGGGGAGGCCTGCACCGACATGAAGCGCGAGTACGACCAGTGCTTCAATCGCTGGTTTGCCGAGAAGTTCCTTAAAGGGGACGGCTCCGGAGACCCGTGCACCGACCTCTTCAAGCGCTATCAGCAGTGTGTTCAG AAAGCAATAAAGGAGAAGGAGATTCCCATTGAAGGACTGGAATTCATGGGCCATGGCAAAGAAAAGCCTGAAAGCTCTTCTTGA
- the SRSF9 gene encoding serine/arginine-rich splicing factor 9, with amino-acid sequence MSGWADERGGEGDGRIYVGNLPTDVREKDLEDLFYKYGRIREIELKNRHGLVPFAFVRFEDPRDAEDAIYGRNGYDYGQCRLRVEFPRTYGSRGGWPRGGRNGPPTRRSDFRVLVSGLPPSGSWQDLKDHMREAGDVCYADVQKDGMGMVEYLRKEDMEYALRKLDDTKFRSHEGETSYIRVYPERSTSYGYSRSRSGSRGRDSPYQSRGSPHYFSPFRPY; translated from the exons ATGTCGGGCTGGGCGGACGAACGCGGCGGCGAGGGAGACGGGCGCATCTACGTGGGGAACCTTCCGACCGACGTGCGCGAGAAGGACCTGGAAGACCTGTTCTACAAGTACGGCCGCATCCGCGAGATCGAGCTCAAGAACCGGCACGGCCTCGTGCCCTTCGCCTTCGTGCGCTTCGAGGACCCCCG AGATGCTGAAGATGCAATTTATGGGAGGAATGGTTATGATTATGGCCAGTGTCGACTTCGTGTGGAGTTCCCCAGGACTTATGGCAGTCGGGGTGGGTGGCCCCGCGGTGGGAGGAATGGGCCTCCTACAAGAAGATCTGATTTCCGAGTTCTTGTTTCAG GACTTCCACCATCAGGCAGCTGGCAGGACCTGAAGGATCATATGCGAGAAGCTGGGGACGTCTGTTATGCAGATGTGCAGAAGGATGGAATGGGGATGGTTGAGTATCTCAGAAAAGAAGACATGGAATACGCCCTGCGTAAACTGGATGACACCAAATTCCGCTCTCATGAG GGTGAAACTTCCTACATCCGAGTTTATCCAGAGAGAAGCACCAGCTATGGCTACTCACGGTCTCGGTCTGGGTCAAGGGGCCGTGACTCTCCATACCAAAGCAGGGGTTCCCCACACTACTTCTCTCCTTTCAGGCCCTACTGA
- the LOC477508 gene encoding cytochrome c oxidase subunit 6A1, mitochondrial produces the protein MASAAAVFRLSGLLGRSGAPLGRSMSSGAHGEEGSARMWKALTYFVALPGVGVSMLNVFLKSHHGEHERPEFIAYPHLRIRSKPFPWGDGNHTLFHNSHVNPLPTGYEDE, from the exons ATGGCGTCGGCGGCGGCTGTGTTCCGGCTCTCTGGGCTGCTAGGTCGGTCCGGAGCACCCCTGGGGCGGTCCATGTCGAGCGGCGCCCACGGCGAGGAGGGCTCAG CTCGCATGTGGAAGGCCCTCACCTACTTCGTAGCGCTCCCTGGCGTGGGAGTGAGCATGCTGAACGTCTTCCTGAAGTCGCATCACGGAGAGCACGAGAGACCTGAGTTCATCGCCTACCCCCATCTCCGCATCAGGTCCAAG CCCTTTCCCTGGGGAGATGGTAATCATACTCTATTCCATAACTCTCACGTGAATCCACTTCCAACTGGCTATGAAGATGAATAA